Proteins found in one Actinokineospora alba genomic segment:
- a CDS encoding DedA family protein: MTLATGLLDSAGPLLVWAIVLGFVFAECAFIVGLFLPGDSLLFAAGVVLAQGAHEHQAWWLSLAATIVAVAGNQLGYYIGHKTGHAIITRRGGKVMNEHNLSRAREFLDRRGFWAIVFARWIPWIRTLAPLIAGAAKMDPRRFALATFIGGLAWVPTLVLAGYYAAGLIDDLPWLQTAALWGSIAFMVLGTAWGIWRYRQEMHKPVDTVLITE, from the coding sequence GTGACCCTGGCTACAGGTCTGCTTGATTCCGCCGGCCCGCTGCTGGTCTGGGCGATCGTGCTCGGCTTCGTCTTCGCCGAGTGCGCCTTCATCGTGGGCTTGTTCCTGCCCGGCGACTCCCTGCTGTTCGCCGCGGGCGTCGTGCTGGCGCAAGGGGCCCACGAGCACCAGGCCTGGTGGCTGTCGCTGGCCGCGACGATCGTCGCGGTGGCGGGCAACCAACTCGGCTACTACATCGGCCACAAGACCGGCCACGCGATCATCACCCGGCGCGGTGGCAAGGTCATGAACGAGCACAACCTGTCCCGGGCCAGGGAGTTCCTGGACCGGCGCGGGTTCTGGGCGATCGTGTTCGCCCGGTGGATCCCGTGGATCCGCACCCTCGCCCCGCTCATCGCGGGCGCCGCCAAGATGGACCCCCGCCGGTTCGCGCTGGCCACCTTCATCGGCGGGCTGGCCTGGGTGCCGACGCTGGTCCTGGCTGGGTACTACGCCGCCGGCCTGATTGATGACCTGCCCTGGCTGCAGACCGCCGCCCTGTGGGGCAGCATCGCATTCATGGTGCTGGGCACCGCGTGGGGCATCTGGCGTTACCGCCAGGAGATGCACAAGCCGGTCGACACCGTGCTGATCACGGAGTAG
- a CDS encoding VTT domain-containing protein yields MSADLTVNLALLPSWLDPEVILRSLGPFLLPGLCLIIFAECGLLLGFFLPGDSLLFTAGLFVALDYISPPLWLVCLLLTICAFVGNVVGYWIGEKVGPALFNKPDSKLFKQEHVVKTHEFFERYGPRAIVLARFVPIIRTFITAIAGVGKMDKRKFFVYSGIGAVLWATGVTVLGYFLGQIPFVHDNLEAMILLIVFVSILPIIFEVLKARREKKRTAA; encoded by the coding sequence ATGAGCGCCGATCTGACCGTCAATCTCGCCCTGCTGCCGTCCTGGCTGGACCCCGAGGTCATCCTCCGGAGTCTGGGCCCGTTCCTGCTGCCGGGTCTGTGCCTCATCATCTTCGCCGAGTGCGGCCTGCTGCTCGGGTTCTTCCTGCCGGGCGACTCGCTGCTGTTCACCGCGGGCCTGTTCGTCGCCCTGGACTACATCTCGCCGCCGCTGTGGTTGGTCTGCCTGCTGCTGACGATCTGCGCGTTCGTCGGCAACGTCGTCGGGTACTGGATAGGCGAGAAGGTCGGGCCCGCGCTGTTCAACAAGCCGGACTCGAAGCTGTTCAAGCAGGAACACGTCGTCAAGACGCACGAGTTCTTCGAGAGGTACGGCCCGCGCGCGATCGTCCTGGCCCGGTTCGTGCCGATCATCCGCACGTTCATCACCGCTATCGCCGGTGTCGGCAAGATGGACAAGCGCAAGTTCTTCGTCTACTCGGGCATCGGCGCGGTGCTGTGGGCGACCGGTGTGACAGTGCTGGGCTACTTCCTCGGCCAGATCCCGTTCGTGCACGACAACCTCGAAGCGATGATCCTGCTGATCGTGTTCGTCTCGATCCTCCCGATCATCTTCGAGGTGCTGAAGGCCCGCCGCGAGAAGAAGCGCACCGCCGCCTAA
- a CDS encoding alpha/beta hydrolase translates to MTRTIRPIADRIQLRGAQLRIVREAFDSLGVTPLPRGTKVRAVSEPHGYGDVHGLWICAREADEKAGAVLYLHGGGFVFGSVRTHKHLAAALSATSGLPVLLLDYRKAPEHPFPAAADDALAGYHWLLDQGIPASKIVVAGDSAGGHLTAGLLAELTRQRIVMPGAAVLLSPFLDLTCTQLDERDARRRDPYIPPNRAREAAAAYAGEVAVTHPRLTVLKGSKRRWPPMLIQVGDTECLLGDSERLATAMRMAGAHCELQVWPGQVHVFPAFYPIVPEGRQAIRYAGEFLREALSEELAA, encoded by the coding sequence ATGACCAGAACCATCCGCCCGATCGCCGACCGGATCCAACTTCGCGGAGCGCAGCTGCGCATCGTGCGTGAGGCATTCGACTCGCTTGGGGTGACTCCGCTTCCGCGTGGCACCAAGGTGCGGGCGGTGTCCGAACCGCACGGGTATGGCGACGTCCATGGGCTGTGGATCTGCGCGCGGGAGGCCGACGAGAAGGCCGGTGCGGTGCTGTACCTGCACGGCGGCGGCTTCGTCTTCGGGTCGGTGCGCACGCACAAGCACCTGGCGGCGGCGCTGTCGGCGACCTCGGGTCTGCCGGTGCTGCTGCTGGACTACCGCAAGGCGCCCGAACACCCTTTCCCAGCCGCCGCCGACGACGCGCTCGCCGGCTACCACTGGCTGCTTGACCAGGGCATCCCGGCGAGCAAGATCGTCGTCGCGGGCGACTCAGCAGGCGGTCACCTGACGGCCGGACTGCTGGCCGAACTGACTCGTCAGCGCATCGTCATGCCGGGCGCGGCGGTGCTGCTGTCGCCGTTCCTGGACCTGACCTGCACCCAACTCGACGAACGCGACGCACGGCGTAGAGACCCGTACATCCCACCGAACCGCGCGCGCGAAGCGGCGGCCGCTTACGCGGGCGAGGTGGCGGTGACGCACCCGCGTTTGACGGTCCTCAAAGGAAGCAAGCGGCGTTGGCCGCCCATGCTGATCCAGGTGGGCGACACGGAGTGTCTGCTGGGCGATTCCGAGCGGCTCGCGACGGCCATGCGGATGGCGGGAGCGCACTGCGAGTTGCAGGTGTGGCCGGGGCAGGTGCATGTGTTCCCGGCGTTCTACCCGATCGTGCCGGAGGGCAGGCAGGCGATCCGTTATGCGGGCGAGTTCCTGCGGGAAGCACTGTCGGAGGAACTCGCGGCCTGA
- a CDS encoding FAD-binding oxidoreductase has translation MSTDALLTRLNGILGDGLAVDPDVTAAYRRDVMPLAPFGEPLAVAFPTDTAQVQEVVRACAEHGVPIVPRGAGSGLSGAANAIDGCVVLVTTRMNAILEIDPDNRLAVVEPGVVNLDLRGAVEKHGLFYPPDPSSYDWCTIGGNLSTNAGGLCCVKYGVTTDSVLGLHVVLADGELLKTGRRTVKGVAGYDLTKLFIGSEGTLGVITQATLALRPLPQAPGTMVAAFGSTEAAGVAVTRIVREGIVPSLMEIMDATSIEAVERHLKTELGAGKGCAALLICQSDSGGEAARRELGMIEQVCTDAGAEMAFTTFDPAEGQALLTARRAVLTALEVYGAWLTDDVCVPRTRIAELIAGCERISGEVGLRIAVVGHAGDGNMHPTIVYDPTSEDEFARARQAFDDILAVGLSLGGTVTGEHGIGKIKRDWLAREIGPIGLRTHRAIKAALDPGNLFNPGSMFH, from the coding sequence GTGAGCACCGACGCCCTGCTGACCAGGCTCAACGGCATCCTCGGCGACGGCCTGGCGGTCGACCCCGACGTCACCGCCGCGTACCGGCGTGACGTCATGCCGCTGGCGCCGTTCGGCGAGCCGCTCGCGGTCGCGTTTCCCACCGACACCGCCCAAGTCCAGGAAGTAGTGCGGGCCTGCGCTGAGCACGGCGTGCCGATCGTTCCTCGCGGCGCCGGTAGCGGACTATCGGGCGCGGCCAACGCCATCGACGGCTGTGTCGTGCTGGTGACCACCCGGATGAACGCGATCCTGGAGATCGACCCGGACAACCGGCTGGCCGTCGTCGAACCCGGCGTCGTCAACCTCGACCTGCGCGGCGCGGTCGAGAAGCACGGGCTCTTCTATCCGCCCGACCCGTCGAGCTACGACTGGTGCACTATCGGCGGCAACCTCTCCACCAACGCCGGCGGGCTCTGCTGCGTGAAGTACGGCGTCACCACCGACTCCGTGCTCGGCCTGCACGTCGTCCTCGCCGATGGCGAACTCCTCAAGACCGGCCGCCGCACCGTCAAGGGCGTCGCGGGCTACGACCTCACCAAGCTCTTCATCGGCAGCGAAGGCACCCTCGGTGTCATCACCCAGGCGACCCTCGCCTTGCGGCCGCTGCCCCAGGCGCCGGGAACCATGGTGGCCGCGTTCGGCTCCACCGAGGCCGCGGGCGTCGCGGTGACCAGGATCGTCCGCGAGGGCATCGTGCCCTCACTCATGGAGATCATGGACGCCACCTCCATCGAGGCCGTCGAGCGACACCTCAAGACCGAACTCGGCGCGGGCAAGGGCTGCGCGGCCCTGCTGATCTGCCAGTCCGACTCCGGTGGCGAGGCCGCCCGCCGCGAGCTCGGCATGATCGAACAGGTCTGCACCGACGCGGGCGCGGAAATGGCGTTCACGACCTTCGACCCGGCCGAAGGACAGGCACTACTCACCGCGCGCAGGGCCGTGCTCACGGCCCTGGAGGTCTACGGCGCCTGGCTTACCGACGATGTCTGCGTTCCCCGCACCCGTATCGCCGAGTTGATCGCGGGCTGCGAGCGGATCAGCGGCGAGGTCGGCCTGCGCATCGCCGTCGTCGGACACGCGGGCGACGGCAACATGCACCCGACGATCGTCTACGACCCGACGTCGGAGGACGAGTTCGCCCGCGCCCGCCAAGCCTTCGACGACATCCTCGCCGTCGGCCTCAGCCTCGGCGGCACGGTCACCGGCGAACACGGCATCGGCAAGATCAAACGCGACTGGCTGGCCCGCGAGATCGGCCCGATCGGCCTGCGCACCCACCGCGCCATCAAAGCCGCGCTGGACCCGGGCAACCTGTTCAACCCGGGTTCGATGTTCCACTGA
- a CDS encoding DUF6191 domain-containing protein has protein sequence MEWVIPIPVLLLVAVGVYELRAQRWRKRPGTPISATYVNEFTAIFYGTKRTELDHRDSMSLMREDDAQGAPPGLGVDLDRGIVVLERNFRDRVSRSEIRTAPSPTWSSGSPGTDSNTAASMARDDKPA, from the coding sequence ATGGAATGGGTGATCCCGATCCCCGTGCTGCTCCTGGTCGCCGTCGGCGTCTACGAACTGCGCGCGCAGCGGTGGCGGAAGCGGCCGGGGACACCGATCTCCGCGACCTACGTCAACGAGTTCACCGCGATCTTCTACGGCACCAAACGCACGGAACTCGACCACCGCGACTCCATGTCCCTCATGCGCGAGGACGACGCCCAAGGCGCCCCTCCCGGCCTGGGCGTGGATCTCGACCGGGGCATCGTCGTGCTCGAGCGAAACTTCCGCGACCGCGTATCCAGGTCCGAGATCCGCACGGCCCCTTCTCCCACATGGTCCTCTGGAAGCCCTGGCACCGACTCGAATACCGCCGCATCCATGGCAAGGGACGACAAACCGGCCTGA
- a CDS encoding SigE family RNA polymerase sigma factor: protein MEGNAERSVEQTLTRLRAIDLKSAPPPTPEAPLTLEDLYRTHRMRLVRLALLLVDEPATAEDVVQEAFTGLHRNWGGLRDAAAAVGYLRTAVVNGSRSVLRRRKTAREYTPPHAVNARSAESLAMLTAEHQQVVKALSQLPPRQREVLVLRYYGNLSEAEIAEATGISKGTVKSTASRALEALQKIMNT from the coding sequence GTGGAGGGCAACGCGGAGCGCAGCGTCGAGCAGACGCTGACCCGACTCCGGGCTATCGACCTCAAAAGCGCGCCACCGCCGACGCCTGAGGCGCCGCTGACGCTCGAAGACCTCTACCGCACCCACCGGATGCGTCTCGTCCGGCTGGCGCTGCTGCTGGTCGACGAGCCCGCGACGGCCGAGGACGTCGTGCAGGAGGCGTTCACCGGGCTGCACCGCAACTGGGGTGGTCTGCGCGACGCGGCCGCCGCGGTCGGCTATCTGCGAACAGCCGTGGTCAACGGCTCGCGCAGTGTGCTGCGGCGACGCAAGACCGCGCGGGAGTACACGCCGCCGCACGCGGTCAACGCGCGGTCCGCCGAGAGCCTCGCGATGCTGACCGCGGAGCACCAGCAGGTGGTCAAGGCCCTGTCGCAGCTGCCGCCGAGGCAGCGCGAGGTCCTGGTCCTGCGCTACTACGGCAACTTGTCCGAGGCCGAGATCGCCGAGGCCACCGGCATTTCCAAGGGCACGGTGAAGTCGACGGCGAGCCGCGCGCTCGAAGCCCTCCAAAAGATCATGAACACCTAG
- the nagA gene encoding N-acetylglucosamine-6-phosphate deacetylase, which produces MISGGRLVTPDGVLEDGWLLIEDGLIADLGSGAPPATYRVHDARGAWVVPGFIDIHCHGGGGSAFTSLDPADILRAAHTHARHGTTTLLASLVSATVPDLVEQIAALREHVEDGLLAGIHLEGPFIAEARCGAHDPAILQPPYRDAVDTLLATGPVRMVTLAPELEGSVRAVRQIVDAGAIAAIGHTDATEALVLPAVDAGATVATHLFNGMRPLHHREAGPIGALLDDERVSVELICDLVHLSPTVVRLAAQHAGPNRTVLVTDAIAAAGAGDGRYLVGGITVEVLDGVPLIVGGDSLAGSTLTMDAAFRNLVKICGMGILDAVDATATRPAELLGLAKTTGSLTKGLAADVVLLDPDLCLDAVLRRGEWVNVDA; this is translated from the coding sequence CTGATTTCGGGCGGCAGGCTCGTCACGCCGGACGGCGTGCTGGAGGACGGCTGGCTGCTCATCGAGGACGGCCTGATCGCCGACCTCGGCTCCGGCGCGCCACCCGCGACCTACCGCGTGCACGACGCGCGCGGGGCCTGGGTGGTGCCCGGGTTCATCGACATCCACTGCCACGGTGGCGGCGGATCGGCCTTCACCAGCCTCGACCCGGCCGACATCCTGCGTGCCGCGCACACCCACGCCCGCCACGGGACCACGACACTGCTCGCCAGCCTGGTCTCGGCGACGGTCCCGGATCTGGTCGAGCAGATCGCGGCGCTGCGCGAGCACGTCGAGGACGGCTTGCTCGCGGGCATCCACCTCGAAGGACCGTTCATCGCCGAGGCCCGCTGCGGCGCGCACGACCCGGCGATCCTGCAGCCGCCCTACCGCGACGCCGTGGACACGCTCCTCGCGACCGGCCCGGTCCGGATGGTCACGCTGGCGCCTGAGCTCGAGGGGTCGGTCCGCGCGGTCCGCCAGATCGTCGACGCGGGCGCCATCGCCGCCATCGGCCACACCGACGCCACCGAGGCCCTGGTGCTGCCCGCGGTCGACGCGGGCGCGACCGTCGCGACCCACCTGTTCAACGGCATGCGGCCCCTGCACCACCGCGAGGCGGGCCCGATCGGCGCGCTGCTCGACGACGAGCGCGTGTCCGTCGAACTGATCTGCGACCTGGTGCACCTGAGTCCCACGGTCGTCCGGCTGGCCGCCCAGCACGCGGGCCCCAACCGGACCGTCCTCGTGACCGACGCCATCGCCGCGGCGGGCGCGGGCGACGGCCGCTACCTGGTCGGCGGGATCACCGTGGAGGTCCTCGACGGCGTGCCGCTCATCGTCGGCGGCGACTCGCTGGCGGGCAGCACCCTGACCATGGACGCCGCCTTCCGAAACCTGGTGAAGATCTGCGGCATGGGCATCCTCGACGCCGTGGACGCGACCGCCACCCGGCCCGCCGAGCTGTTGGGCCTGGCCAAGACGACCGGCAGCCTCACCAAGGGTCTGGCGGCCGACGTGGTGCTGCTCGACCCGGACCTGTGCCTCGACGCCGTCCTGCGACGCGGTGAGTGGGTTAACGTCGACGCATGA